One part of the Arachidicoccus terrestris genome encodes these proteins:
- a CDS encoding glycoside hydrolase family 2 TIM barrel-domain containing protein encodes MRYLLAIAFILGSQLSFAQQSIRLTEGWQFLKEDLGGIWEAVRPAKKGNPETVPLWTPVTLPHSANERDAVDPDVNYYEGPMWYKTKLDVKNPYSHGRTLLHFEGAGQKSEVYVYTTKVGSHVGGYDEWTVDITDAVNAFKNNDSLFKAFKSQVPIAVRCDNSRDLEMMPSDLSDFNLYGGLYRYVNLVYEPALYIDKVFAAPKVNEDRAAGQLGIRLRFNNPEKIHSANLSVTLKAPSGKIVKRLQKHLDHFDGDQAVADLKINSPQLWSPDKPELYSLEATISSEAGSHTSVSPVGFRSFEFVKKGPFILNGKRLLLKGTHRHEDYAGLGPAMTEELMRKEMILMKGMGVNFIRLAHYQQSRIILNLCDSLGILVWEEIPWCRGGLGGSVYQAQGKRMLTNMIEQHFNHPAVMIWGLGNENDWPNDFPEFDKEKIRAYMKELNVLAHSLDPSRKTAIRRCDFCKDIVDVYSPSIWAGWYRGIYTEYKDVTKSEFDKVDHFLHVEWGGDSHARRHSENPDNALKDIKATGTADERAGDASLYGGAARASKDGDWSETYICNLFDWHLKEQETMPWLTGTAQWVFKDFSTPVRPDNPVPYMNQKGVVERDLTKKESYYVFQSYWATKPMAHIYGHTWPVRWGKEGEEKMIKVYSNCDEAELFVNGKSYGSKKRNSQDFPAAGLRWNIPLHKGNYNVIVVATKENTAVRDTIQFKYQTEKWGKPALVKLEKVAEENGIATIEAKLYDKNHVQCLDATNWIRFGLTGDGTLIDDLGTSSGSRKVQLYNGRAIIKLKTNSGRSVASAKVETLPVAFLTL; translated from the coding sequence ATGAGGTATCTATTGGCTATTGCATTTATATTAGGCTCTCAACTCTCGTTTGCGCAGCAGTCTATACGGTTGACTGAGGGATGGCAGTTTCTGAAAGAAGATCTTGGGGGTATTTGGGAGGCAGTCCGCCCAGCCAAGAAGGGCAATCCTGAAACGGTTCCTTTATGGACTCCCGTTACATTACCACATAGCGCAAATGAACGGGATGCGGTTGACCCCGATGTCAATTACTATGAAGGTCCAATGTGGTACAAAACAAAGCTGGATGTCAAGAATCCGTATTCTCATGGCAGAACTTTATTACATTTTGAAGGTGCGGGCCAGAAATCAGAAGTTTATGTATACACGACCAAAGTAGGCAGCCATGTAGGCGGATATGATGAATGGACAGTAGATATCACGGACGCTGTAAATGCATTTAAGAACAATGATAGTCTGTTTAAGGCTTTTAAAAGCCAGGTGCCGATAGCGGTCAGGTGTGATAATAGCCGGGATCTGGAAATGATGCCCTCAGATTTATCCGACTTTAATCTTTATGGTGGATTATACCGGTATGTAAACCTGGTATATGAACCGGCATTGTATATCGACAAGGTTTTTGCCGCCCCGAAAGTGAATGAGGATAGGGCTGCTGGTCAACTCGGCATCAGATTGAGATTCAATAATCCTGAAAAGATTCATTCCGCGAACTTATCGGTGACACTAAAAGCGCCCTCCGGCAAGATTGTGAAGCGCCTTCAAAAGCATCTGGATCATTTTGACGGAGACCAGGCAGTGGCCGATCTTAAAATTAATAGTCCACAACTCTGGAGCCCGGATAAACCGGAATTATACAGCCTGGAAGCAACCATTTCCTCAGAAGCCGGATCGCATACCAGTGTTTCTCCGGTCGGATTTCGAAGTTTTGAGTTTGTAAAAAAAGGTCCTTTCATATTAAATGGCAAACGGTTATTACTTAAGGGAACCCATCGTCATGAGGATTATGCAGGCCTGGGGCCAGCCATGACTGAAGAATTGATGCGCAAGGAAATGATTCTGATGAAGGGTATGGGCGTGAATTTTATTCGCCTGGCGCATTATCAGCAGTCAAGGATCATTTTAAATCTTTGCGACAGCCTGGGGATTCTGGTGTGGGAAGAAATTCCCTGGTGCCGTGGCGGACTGGGAGGTTCGGTCTATCAGGCACAAGGAAAGCGAATGTTGACGAATATGATCGAGCAGCATTTTAATCATCCTGCAGTAATGATCTGGGGGCTAGGCAATGAAAACGACTGGCCAAACGACTTTCCCGAATTTGACAAAGAAAAAATCAGAGCCTATATGAAGGAGCTGAATGTACTGGCGCATTCTTTAGATCCGTCGCGTAAAACAGCCATCCGTCGTTGTGACTTCTGTAAGGACATCGTAGATGTTTATTCACCGTCAATCTGGGCAGGCTGGTACAGAGGAATTTATACGGAGTATAAAGACGTGACAAAATCGGAGTTTGATAAAGTCGATCATTTTTTACATGTAGAGTGGGGAGGTGACAGCCATGCCAGGAGGCATTCTGAAAACCCTGATAATGCACTTAAAGATATTAAAGCGACAGGTACGGCAGATGAAAGAGCCGGAGACGCTTCGTTATACGGAGGTGCCGCCAGGGCTTCCAAAGATGGAGACTGGAGTGAAACCTATATTTGTAATCTGTTTGACTGGCATTTAAAAGAGCAGGAGACGATGCCTTGGCTGACGGGGACAGCGCAGTGGGTATTTAAGGATTTCTCCACACCGGTCCGACCGGATAATCCGGTTCCATATATGAACCAAAAGGGCGTTGTTGAACGCGATCTGACGAAAAAGGAATCTTATTATGTATTCCAGTCCTACTGGGCTACTAAACCTATGGCACATATTTATGGCCACACCTGGCCGGTGCGTTGGGGGAAGGAGGGAGAAGAAAAAATGATTAAGGTGTATTCTAATTGTGATGAGGCTGAGTTATTTGTGAACGGTAAATCCTATGGCAGTAAAAAGCGCAATAGCCAGGATTTTCCGGCTGCCGGGCTTCGCTGGAATATACCTTTGCATAAAGGAAATTACAATGTGATCGTCGTTGCAACGAAAGAGAATACAGCTGTGCGTGATACCATCCAATTCAAGTATCAGACGGAAAAATGGGGTAAACCCGCTTTGGTAAAACTTGAAAAGGTTGCAGAAGAAAATGGTATTGCAACTATCGAAGCTAAGTTGTATGATAAAAATCATGTTCAGTGTCTGGATGCAACCAATTGGATCCGGTTTGGATTAACGGGAGATGGAACGTTGATAGATGACTTAGGCACGTCTTCAGGGTCCAGAAAAGTGCAGCTGTATAATGGGCGGGCGATCATAAAGCTTAAAACGAATAGCGGCAGATCTGTAGCCAGTGCCAAAGTAGAAACGCTTCCGGTTGCTTTCCTGACCTTGTAA
- a CDS encoding alpha-N-arabinofuranosidase yields MKKQLLTVLLLCGILAASAQKAVISLDASKAKTEINPNIYGMFSEHLGRGIYGGIWVPKDAKVKKEGRIRMDVVEALRKIQIPNLRWPGGCFADEYHWMNGIGDPAKRPKMVNTNWGGVTEDNSFGTNEFMQLCHLLHTQPYISGNMGSGTVQEMSNWVEYLNFDGESPMTKLRKEDGIDKPYGVQFFGIGNESWGCGGSMKPEYYVNEFRRYATFAKSYQNAPLKRIASGANSDDYHWTEVLMKGIPLNMMWGLSLHYYTIPTGHWGKKGSATNFDEAEYFNTMKNCLHMEELVTKHSAIMDKYDPDKKVALVVDEWGVWTDAEPGTNPAFLYQQNSMRDALIAASTLNIFNNHADRVRMANLAQTVNVLQSLILTKGDQMILTPTYYVFEMYKKHQGGRLVPLHLISPAYTVGNATIDAVNASASIDDAGKLHASLVNLNAETSETVTVDLAHTQYTKVAGLLLNAKAVTTVNTFEQPDNVKITEFKGAKLSGAAGSQVLTVTLPAHSVVMLDLE; encoded by the coding sequence ATGAAAAAACAATTGCTGACAGTTTTATTGCTTTGCGGCATACTGGCGGCATCCGCACAAAAGGCTGTCATTAGCCTGGATGCCTCCAAAGCCAAAACCGAGATCAATCCGAATATTTATGGAATGTTTTCCGAACACCTTGGCCGGGGTATTTATGGAGGTATCTGGGTGCCTAAGGATGCCAAAGTGAAAAAGGAGGGTCGAATCCGAATGGACGTTGTGGAAGCGCTCCGGAAAATACAGATTCCTAACCTGCGGTGGCCGGGTGGCTGCTTTGCGGATGAATACCACTGGATGAATGGCATCGGCGATCCCGCAAAAAGGCCTAAAATGGTCAATACGAATTGGGGCGGGGTGACGGAAGACAATAGTTTTGGCACCAACGAGTTTATGCAGCTTTGCCATCTGCTGCACACGCAGCCTTATATCTCTGGCAATATGGGCAGTGGTACTGTCCAGGAGATGTCGAACTGGGTTGAATACCTGAACTTTGACGGCGAGAGCCCCATGACTAAATTGCGAAAGGAAGATGGGATAGACAAGCCCTATGGCGTTCAGTTTTTTGGGATTGGCAACGAAAGCTGGGGCTGTGGCGGTAGCATGAAACCTGAATACTACGTCAATGAATTCAGGCGATACGCTACATTTGCGAAGAGTTATCAAAATGCTCCCTTGAAAAGAATTGCCAGCGGCGCGAACTCCGATGATTACCACTGGACAGAAGTGCTGATGAAAGGCATCCCGCTGAATATGATGTGGGGGCTAAGTTTGCATTATTATACCATTCCAACCGGACACTGGGGGAAGAAAGGATCGGCTACGAATTTTGATGAAGCGGAATATTTTAATACGATGAAGAACTGTCTTCATATGGAAGAACTGGTGACCAAGCATTCTGCTATCATGGACAAGTATGATCCGGATAAGAAAGTGGCGCTTGTGGTAGACGAATGGGGGGTATGGACCGATGCAGAACCGGGGACGAATCCTGCTTTTCTTTATCAGCAAAATAGTATGAGAGATGCACTCATTGCGGCATCCACATTGAATATCTTTAATAATCACGCAGATCGTGTGAGAATGGCGAACCTTGCCCAGACGGTGAATGTTTTACAATCGCTCATTTTGACCAAAGGCGATCAGATGATCCTTACACCGACTTATTATGTTTTTGAGATGTACAAAAAGCATCAGGGAGGGCGTTTAGTGCCTTTACACCTGATTAGCCCGGCTTATACTGTAGGTAATGCGACAATTGATGCAGTCAATGCCTCCGCTTCTATCGATGATGCCGGAAAATTGCATGCCAGCCTGGTCAACCTGAATGCTGAAACCTCGGAAACGGTAACCGTTGACCTGGCACATACTCAATATACGAAAGTAGCTGGCCTGCTGTTGAATGCCAAAGCCGTTACAACGGTCAATACATTTGAACAGCCTGATAATGTTAAGATAACTGAGTTTAAGGGCGCCAAATTATCCGGCGCGGCAGGTAGTCAGGTGCTAACGGTGACGCTGCCGGCACATAGTGTAGTGATGCTGGATCTTGAATAA
- a CDS encoding RNA polymerase sigma factor codes for MENNLMVILSGCKQGDPAWQKVLYEQYYGYVFTICIRYASTREDATQILNDGFVRVFRGLINFDVPENEAEILPAFMGWLKKIMIHTGINYKKSLARQISWDSQDNEAENLPSKDRHPIESMAYEELVALIQNLSPAYRHVFSLFVLDGYSHEDIAKMMKISIGTSKSNLLKARGKLRKMLELSHAEEISRYDR; via the coding sequence ATGGAAAATAATCTAATGGTCATTTTGAGTGGATGCAAGCAGGGAGATCCTGCTTGGCAGAAGGTATTGTATGAGCAGTACTATGGTTATGTTTTTACAATTTGTATCCGCTATGCTTCTACAAGAGAAGACGCGACTCAAATTCTGAACGATGGCTTTGTCCGGGTCTTTAGAGGGTTGATTAATTTTGATGTTCCGGAAAATGAAGCTGAGATATTGCCTGCATTTATGGGTTGGCTTAAAAAGATAATGATCCATACAGGTATTAATTACAAGAAATCTCTGGCCAGGCAAATTTCCTGGGATAGTCAAGACAATGAAGCTGAGAATCTTCCATCTAAAGATCGCCATCCGATAGAAAGCATGGCCTATGAAGAACTAGTCGCTTTAATACAAAATCTTAGTCCAGCTTATCGGCATGTTTTTTCACTTTTTGTGTTAGACGGGTACTCACATGAAGATATCGCCAAGATGATGAAGATCTCTATCGGTACTTCTAAGTCTAATTTATTAAAGGCGAGAGGAAAATTACGAAAAATGTTGGAATTGAGCCATGCAGAAGAAATTTCCAGATATGACAGATGA
- the araA gene encoding L-arabinose isomerase, whose protein sequence is MIDFKNREIWLVTGSQHLYGEETLREVASHSQEIARALDSAGDIPAKIVWQPTVKTTDEIYSLVQKANHDDNVIGLIAWMHTFSPAKMWIRGLNILHKPLLHLHTQFNQDIPWATMDMDFMNLNQSAHGDREFGFIVTRLGINRKVVVGHWAASAVQKQIGDWARVAAGWADWQGAKFARFGDNMRFVAVTEGDKVAAEAKLGFSVNTYGIGDLATVISEISDKEVDVLIQEYEDSYDLMDVLRKEGTQRAALRDAAKIELGLRSFLQAGGFKGFTDTFEDLHGVNQLPGIAVQRLMADGYGFAGEGDWKTAALVRAMKVMGHGLPGANAFMEDYTYHLDPKDAKVMGSHMLEVDASLAVGRASCEIHPLGIGGKSDPVRLVFNGGGGPAVASSLVDMGGRFRMVINAVEGVEITEALPKLPVARVMWKPLPDFQTSCAAWILAGGAHHTSYSQNLSVEQIEDFAEMAGIESVIIDQDTTLRQLKRELKFAQAYYQ, encoded by the coding sequence ATGATCGACTTTAAAAACCGGGAGATCTGGCTGGTGACCGGCAGCCAACATTTATATGGTGAAGAGACGCTAAGAGAAGTTGCCAGCCATAGCCAGGAAATTGCACGGGCATTGGATAGTGCAGGGGATATTCCGGCAAAGATCGTCTGGCAGCCAACGGTAAAGACAACCGACGAGATTTACAGCCTGGTTCAAAAAGCCAATCACGATGATAATGTCATAGGTCTGATTGCCTGGATGCATACGTTTTCTCCGGCAAAAATGTGGATCCGCGGACTGAATATTTTGCATAAGCCGCTGTTGCATTTGCATACTCAGTTTAACCAGGATATTCCATGGGCAACAATGGATATGGATTTTATGAATCTGAACCAAAGTGCACATGGCGATAGAGAATTTGGCTTTATTGTTACACGTTTAGGCATCAACAGAAAGGTGGTTGTAGGCCATTGGGCAGCGTCTGCGGTTCAAAAGCAGATTGGCGACTGGGCCAGGGTCGCAGCTGGCTGGGCGGATTGGCAGGGAGCTAAATTTGCCCGTTTTGGCGATAATATGCGCTTTGTTGCCGTAACGGAAGGGGACAAGGTGGCGGCGGAAGCTAAACTCGGATTTTCAGTGAATACCTACGGAATCGGAGATCTGGCCACTGTAATCAGTGAGATATCCGATAAAGAAGTAGATGTTTTAATCCAGGAATATGAAGACAGTTATGACCTGATGGACGTACTTAGAAAAGAAGGTACACAAAGGGCGGCCCTCAGAGACGCGGCGAAGATCGAACTGGGGCTTCGAAGCTTTTTGCAGGCCGGAGGGTTTAAAGGTTTTACGGACACCTTTGAGGATTTGCATGGTGTGAATCAGTTGCCCGGCATTGCTGTACAGCGGCTGATGGCAGATGGTTATGGATTTGCAGGTGAAGGGGACTGGAAAACTGCGGCACTTGTACGCGCTATGAAAGTGATGGGGCACGGCCTGCCGGGAGCAAATGCCTTTATGGAAGATTATACCTATCATTTAGATCCAAAAGATGCAAAGGTGATGGGCTCACATATGCTGGAAGTAGACGCTTCACTTGCGGTCGGCCGTGCCAGCTGTGAAATTCATCCTTTGGGCATCGGTGGAAAATCTGATCCGGTACGCCTGGTTTTTAACGGTGGTGGCGGGCCTGCGGTGGCATCCAGTCTTGTAGACATGGGTGGCCGCTTCCGGATGGTTATCAACGCGGTTGAGGGTGTGGAAATTACAGAAGCCTTGCCAAAGTTGCCGGTCGCACGTGTAATGTGGAAGCCTTTACCTGATTTTCAGACGTCCTGCGCAGCATGGATTCTGGCAGGTGGCGCCCATCATACCAGCTATAGTCAGAATCTTTCCGTAGAGCAGATTGAAGATTTTGCGGAGATGGCGGGTATAGAGAGCGTTATCATTGATCAGGACACAACACTTCGGCAACTCAAAAGAGAACTTAAGTTCGCCCAAGCGTATTATCAATAA
- a CDS encoding alginate lyase family protein has translation MRLLLWIFCIMYCLCAGAQNRLEKSVVYQRAEKMLRGEVMHAAAKALKEEPVTVTAATSPRSAGGKHDFFSEGDYWWPDPVSVDRPYIRKDGMTNPDNFVAHRLAMIRFSRIVGTLASAWRITHKKVYLEKAMEHCRAWFVDTATMMNPNLLYAQAIKGRATGRGIGIIDAIQLMEVAQGLYIMQHAPGMDQEALRKIKDWFNAYLHWLTTHQYGIDEMNAANNHGTCWVMQVACFAKFTGDAKLMNFCRNRYKTVLLPDQMAQDGSFPKELARTKPYGYSLFNLDAMTTLCQILSTPKMDLWSFQTPDGRSIKKGIEFMFPYIQDKSKWPFKQDVMYWNEWPVAQPSLIFGAARYGNNQWLGVWKRLNHFPEVEEVIRNLPVRNPLIWL, from the coding sequence ATGCGTCTGCTTTTATGGATATTCTGTATTATGTATTGCTTATGTGCCGGTGCACAAAACAGGCTGGAAAAGTCTGTCGTATATCAACGGGCAGAAAAAATGCTGCGAGGGGAAGTCATGCATGCGGCGGCAAAAGCCTTAAAGGAAGAACCTGTAACAGTTACTGCCGCAACAAGCCCACGCAGCGCCGGTGGGAAACATGATTTTTTCAGTGAAGGAGACTATTGGTGGCCGGATCCGGTTAGTGTAGACCGTCCCTATATCAGAAAAGATGGCATGACAAACCCTGATAATTTTGTGGCGCATCGGTTGGCTATGATTCGTTTCAGCCGCATTGTCGGCACCCTCGCCTCTGCATGGCGGATTACGCATAAGAAAGTATATCTTGAAAAAGCGATGGAGCATTGTAGGGCATGGTTTGTAGATACGGCTACGATGATGAACCCCAATCTGCTGTATGCACAGGCGATTAAGGGCAGAGCGACCGGGCGCGGCATCGGGATCATTGATGCTATCCAGTTAATGGAGGTGGCACAGGGATTATACATTATGCAGCATGCGCCTGGAATGGACCAAGAAGCTTTGCGGAAAATCAAAGACTGGTTTAATGCCTACTTACATTGGCTTACGACACATCAATATGGTATCGATGAAATGAATGCAGCCAATAACCATGGCACCTGTTGGGTTATGCAGGTAGCCTGTTTTGCAAAGTTCACCGGAGACGCGAAGTTGATGAATTTTTGCAGGAACCGTTATAAAACGGTTCTGCTTCCGGATCAAATGGCACAGGATGGCAGTTTTCCAAAGGAACTGGCCAGGACAAAACCTTATGGCTATTCCTTGTTCAACCTGGATGCGATGACAACCCTCTGCCAGATATTATCCACCCCGAAGATGGATTTATGGAGTTTTCAAACCCCTGATGGCCGCTCCATTAAAAAAGGAATCGAATTTATGTTTCCTTATATACAGGATAAGTCAAAATGGCCATTTAAACAAGATGTGATGTATTGGAATGAGTGGCCTGTGGCACAACCTTCACTGATCTTTGGTGCTGCACGATATGGCAATAATCAATGGCTGGGTGTCTGGAAGAGGTTAAATCACTTCCCGGAAGTAGAGGAAGTGATCCGGAATCTGCCGGTGCGGAACCCCTTGATTTGGTTATAG
- a CDS encoding sodium:solute symporter family transporter, protein MKSGLIHIDYIIIVAYFLLITFYGIWIYRKRKNKDLSSHDYFLAEGSLTWWAIGASIIASNISAEQFIGMSGDGFFVGIAVGVYEWVGALGLIIIAVWFLPIYLKNKIFTMPQFLKRRFNGTVALIMAIFWLLLYVFVNITSILYLGALAVNTLVGGASLHMIMVIFAICSVLIALGGMKVIGYTDAIQVAMLLIGGLATTYFALQVVSEKFGLGKDIFAGFQAMMDAAPQHFHLIYDKPTATSSQHYIDQYLIVPGILMYIAGQWIVNLEYFGTNQYITQRALGADLKTARTGLMFAGILKMFTPIVVMLPGIAAYVLYQKGFLPELGGHKDHAYSAVLGFLPNGLKGLSIAALSAAIIASLAGKANSISTIYTLDIYKNYFHKEASDKKMVWIGRIAVVVSMAIGLFFTWDDILGIGGAGGFTFIQKYTGFISPGVLAVFLLGMFWKRTNGLASIVGIVGGFVLCVFFNEFAPQLFGNNTWFYTAYPNGHGGYEIPFLICMGLAFGFTVVLMVICSLFSPKVNEKAFVIDRKMYKVEPSVLVLIVVILMLFAALYAKFW, encoded by the coding sequence ATGAAAAGTGGACTTATCCATATTGATTATATCATTATCGTTGCCTATTTTTTACTGATTACCTTTTATGGAATTTGGATCTACCGCAAAAGGAAGAATAAGGACCTGAGCAGCCATGATTATTTTCTGGCGGAGGGGTCTCTGACCTGGTGGGCTATCGGAGCCTCCATTATTGCTTCTAATATCTCAGCTGAGCAGTTTATCGGTATGAGTGGAGATGGATTTTTTGTGGGGATTGCCGTAGGCGTATACGAATGGGTAGGCGCTCTGGGGCTTATCATTATCGCCGTCTGGTTCTTACCGATCTATCTCAAGAACAAGATATTTACAATGCCACAGTTTCTAAAACGGCGGTTTAACGGGACTGTTGCATTGATTATGGCTATTTTCTGGTTATTGCTCTATGTGTTCGTCAATATTACTTCTATTCTGTATTTAGGGGCACTGGCTGTCAATACGCTTGTCGGAGGAGCGTCACTGCATATGATTATGGTGATCTTTGCCATCTGCTCGGTATTGATTGCCCTGGGAGGTATGAAGGTCATTGGATATACAGACGCGATACAGGTCGCGATGCTGCTCATCGGTGGTTTGGCAACTACTTATTTTGCTTTACAGGTGGTCAGCGAAAAGTTCGGCCTTGGCAAAGATATCTTTGCCGGATTCCAGGCTATGATGGACGCGGCACCACAGCATTTTCACCTGATTTATGATAAACCGACAGCGACGTCTTCACAGCATTATATTGACCAGTATCTGATCGTGCCGGGAATTCTGATGTATATCGCCGGTCAGTGGATCGTAAATCTGGAATATTTTGGTACCAATCAATATATTACCCAGAGAGCTCTGGGAGCCGATCTGAAGACAGCCCGCACGGGCCTGATGTTCGCCGGTATCCTGAAAATGTTTACCCCTATTGTAGTAATGTTGCCTGGAATTGCGGCTTATGTGTTGTATCAGAAAGGGTTTCTACCTGAATTAGGCGGGCATAAAGATCATGCTTATTCAGCGGTATTAGGCTTTTTGCCTAACGGGCTGAAAGGCCTATCTATCGCCGCACTCTCTGCCGCGATCATCGCCTCACTCGCCGGGAAAGCTAATAGCATTTCTACCATCTATACCTTGGATATCTATAAGAACTATTTTCATAAGGAGGCTTCCGACAAGAAGATGGTATGGATTGGACGTATCGCTGTGGTAGTATCTATGGCCATCGGACTGTTCTTTACCTGGGATGATATTCTTGGGATTGGTGGTGCCGGCGGATTTACATTTATCCAAAAGTATACCGGATTTATCAGCCCGGGCGTACTGGCCGTGTTTCTACTGGGTATGTTCTGGAAGCGGACAAACGGACTGGCTTCCATTGTGGGCATCGTCGGCGGATTTGTGCTTTGCGTATTCTTCAACGAATTTGCGCCACAACTTTTCGGAAATAATACCTGGTTTTATACGGCGTATCCGAATGGACATGGCGGTTACGAAATTCCGTTCCTTATCTGTATGGGACTGGCCTTTGGGTTTACAGTAGTACTGATGGTGATCTGCAGCCTGTTTAGTCCGAAGGTCAATGAAAAAGCCTTCGTTATAGATCGTAAGATGTATAAAGTGGAACCCAGCGTACTGGTACTTATTGTAGTAATCCTGATGTTGTTTGCTGCACTATATGCCAAATTCTGGTAA
- a CDS encoding DoxX family protein — METVVRNNKKSTKITYWVTTLIIALFELSGAFFINSEIAKAGTRHLMLPEWFRWEVSIGHIIGGILLIVPVSKRIKEWTYVAFGIDFISAFIAYAAVDGWTASLFSPLLFMALLVVSYITYHKLHDNNGFPIVISPKTGNT, encoded by the coding sequence ATGGAAACAGTAGTCCGTAACAACAAAAAATCGACTAAGATTACGTATTGGGTCACTACGCTTATCATTGCATTATTCGAGCTTTCCGGTGCATTTTTTATCAATAGCGAAATAGCTAAAGCGGGGACGCGTCACCTTATGCTTCCGGAATGGTTTCGTTGGGAGGTGAGTATTGGTCATATAATCGGCGGAATACTATTAATTGTTCCTGTCTCCAAAAGAATTAAAGAATGGACCTATGTCGCTTTTGGAATTGACTTTATCTCGGCTTTTATCGCTTATGCTGCGGTAGATGGATGGACCGCGAGTTTATTTTCCCCTCTGCTCTTCATGGCACTCTTGGTGGTTTCTTATATCACCTATCACAAGTTGCATGATAACAACGGATTTCCAATTGTGATTTCCCCAAAAACGGGCAACACTTGA
- a CDS encoding NUDIX hydrolase, producing the protein MEKEKKKRKYSGKKLLLAVDCIIFGFDEEGLKLLVIKRGFEPCKGRLSLMGGFVAETESGEDAATRVLHELTGLEGIYMEQLHLFSDPSRDPGARTAVMAYFALIDIKRYQSQMSADFQARWVPAEKVPKLIFDHNAMVEMAKERLRYKAALHPLLFELLPDKFTIPQLQILYEKLYDTKFDPGNFFKKVQSLGLLVRLKERDKLNSKKGAYFYTLDKEKYEEGFNTFLNFVYKPKFKSNKEGQKVSAVMMPVKAADADT; encoded by the coding sequence TTGGAAAAGGAAAAGAAAAAAAGAAAATACAGTGGCAAAAAGCTCCTTCTGGCAGTGGACTGTATCATATTTGGATTCGATGAGGAAGGTCTGAAGCTATTGGTCATTAAAAGAGGGTTTGAGCCGTGTAAAGGGCGGCTCAGCTTGATGGGAGGTTTTGTAGCGGAGACGGAAAGCGGAGAAGATGCTGCTACCCGTGTTCTCCATGAACTGACTGGCCTGGAGGGAATCTATATGGAGCAGTTGCATCTTTTTAGTGACCCTTCCAGAGACCCTGGTGCCCGGACAGCGGTGATGGCATATTTTGCCCTGATAGATATTAAGCGCTATCAGAGTCAGATGAGTGCAGATTTTCAGGCCAGATGGGTGCCTGCCGAAAAAGTTCCTAAACTCATTTTTGATCATAATGCGATGGTGGAGATGGCCAAAGAAAGGCTGCGTTATAAAGCCGCCCTGCATCCGCTTCTCTTTGAGTTGTTACCGGATAAATTTACCATTCCGCAGTTGCAGATCTTATATGAAAAGCTCTATGATACGAAATTTGATCCCGGCAATTTCTTCAAGAAGGTTCAATCCCTGGGCCTGCTTGTCAGGCTAAAAGAAAGAGATAAGCTGAATTCAAAAAAAGGAGCTTATTTCTATACACTGGATAAAGAGAAGTATGAAGAAGGTTTTAATACCTTTTTGAATTTTGTATATAAGCCGAAATTTAAAAGTAACAAGGAAGGACAAAAGGTAAGTGCTGTAATGATGCCGGTGAAAGCAGCGGACGCTGACACATAG
- a CDS encoding DinB family protein, which translates to MEAINEEKRTALESLLQEAIKSFVESMYAFKESAFNVAPFAGSWTAAETGNHINKSMQFIHQIVEGEVIPVNRNPEQHIPVLKQIMEDMTAKGKSAPELLPDERFISRAEMRNDLTETEQLLLGDIRGLDLSLICQAMEFPGVGYLTRFELLSFAAFHVIRHTRQIQNIYKLLQENKTVI; encoded by the coding sequence ATGGAAGCAATAAATGAAGAAAAAAGAACAGCGTTGGAATCCTTGTTACAGGAGGCTATAAAATCCTTTGTTGAGTCAATGTACGCATTTAAGGAATCGGCTTTCAATGTCGCTCCATTTGCAGGGAGCTGGACAGCGGCAGAAACAGGAAATCACATCAATAAATCTATGCAATTTATCCATCAGATTGTTGAAGGGGAGGTTATACCGGTAAACAGAAACCCGGAGCAACACATACCGGTATTAAAGCAAATAATGGAAGATATGACAGCAAAGGGCAAATCCGCTCCCGAATTGCTGCCCGACGAAAGGTTTATTTCCAGAGCAGAAATGAGAAATGACCTGACTGAGACAGAACAATTATTGCTAGGCGATATACGCGGGTTGGATTTATCTCTTATATGCCAGGCTATGGAGTTTCCCGGTGTAGGGTATCTGACAAGATTTGAGTTGCTCAGTTTTGCGGCCTTTCATGTTATAAGACATACCAGGCAAATACAAAATATTTATAAGCTCCTTCAAGAGAATAAAACAGTTATTTAA